A genomic segment from Microcella flavibacter encodes:
- a CDS encoding class F sortase produces the protein MPSTTPTPAPVATAPFSAQTAPGDPAQQQATPVVAPGLLSVPSLGIEVPVEPEGVEPDGYMSIPEDIDIAGWYQYGAGPASAEGSTVIAAHVDDPVQGIGPFARLREAQVGAEATVVDADGTTHVYRVTTVERIEKAEVPLDRVFTQAGAPHLVLVTCGGDFDRAARSYTDNYIVTAEKIA, from the coding sequence GTGCCGAGCACCACCCCGACGCCCGCACCGGTCGCGACGGCGCCGTTCTCGGCGCAGACCGCGCCGGGCGACCCCGCGCAGCAGCAGGCCACCCCGGTCGTCGCCCCGGGCCTGCTCTCGGTTCCCTCGCTCGGCATCGAGGTGCCGGTGGAGCCGGAGGGCGTGGAGCCGGACGGGTACATGTCCATCCCCGAGGACATCGACATCGCGGGCTGGTACCAGTACGGCGCCGGCCCCGCGAGCGCGGAGGGATCCACCGTGATCGCCGCGCACGTGGACGATCCCGTGCAGGGCATCGGCCCCTTCGCCCGGCTGCGCGAGGCGCAGGTGGGTGCCGAGGCCACCGTGGTCGACGCGGACGGCACGACCCACGTCTACCGCGTGACGACCGTCGAGCGCATCGAGAAGGCCGAGGTGCCGCTCGACCGTGTCTTCACCCAGGCCGGCGCGCCGCACCTCGTGCTCGTCACCTGCGGCGGCGATTTCGACCGCGCGGCCCGCAGCTACACCGACAACTACATCGTGACGGCGGAGAAAATCGCGTGA
- a CDS encoding DUF4397 domain-containing protein, giving the protein MRNRILAGVGVAALATVGIAAPAAASTAGTADLYVVHGVPGEGDFPVDIYANGEAVAGLQDVTFGTVTAEPLALPAGEYNIDVFPGDAADGTGEPALTLDATLTAGASVTVVAHLNADETPALTAFENNVSDIAAGQARLTVRHTAAAPAVDVLANGTSVEAFAGVTNPNQGNIDLAAGEVQAAVAAAGTTDPVIGPAALPLAAGTNTLVHAIGSLEGDSLQFAVITIDGLGAAPEGIPAGSAGLVAEGGNAGLIGAGVALMLAALAAVGIVVRRKTVSAER; this is encoded by the coding sequence ATGCGCAACCGTATTCTCGCGGGAGTCGGCGTCGCCGCTCTCGCCACCGTGGGCATCGCCGCCCCCGCCGCCGCCTCGACGGCCGGCACCGCCGACCTCTACGTCGTCCACGGCGTCCCCGGCGAGGGTGACTTCCCGGTCGACATCTACGCGAACGGCGAGGCCGTCGCCGGTCTGCAGGACGTGACCTTCGGCACCGTCACCGCCGAGCCGCTCGCGCTCCCGGCCGGCGAGTACAACATCGACGTCTTCCCCGGCGACGCGGCCGACGGCACGGGCGAGCCCGCCCTGACGCTCGACGCCACCCTCACCGCCGGTGCCAGCGTCACGGTGGTCGCCCACCTCAACGCCGACGAGACCCCCGCGCTCACGGCCTTCGAGAACAACGTCAGCGACATCGCCGCCGGCCAGGCTCGCCTGACCGTGCGTCACACCGCCGCCGCTCCCGCGGTCGACGTGCTCGCCAACGGCACCTCGGTCGAGGCCTTCGCCGGCGTGACCAACCCGAACCAGGGCAACATCGACCTCGCCGCGGGTGAGGTGCAGGCCGCGGTCGCCGCTGCGGGCACCACCGACCCCGTGATCGGCCCGGCAGCGCTCCCCCTGGCCGCCGGCACGAACACGCTGGTCCACGCCATCGGCAGCCTCGAGGGCGACAGCCTGCAGTTCGCCGTCATCACCATCGACGGTCTCGGTGCCGCTCCGGAGGGCATCCCCGCCGGTAGCGCCGGCCTCGTCGCCGAGGGCGGCAACGCCGGCCTCATCGGTGCCGGTGTCGCCCTGATGCTCGCCGCGCTCGCCGCGGTCGGCATCGTGGTCCGTCGCAAGACCGTCTCCGCCGAGCGCTGA
- a CDS encoding PrsW family intramembrane metalloprotease produces MTEQPRPTPLAAAPDAVRAETSHPAQPPALTGRRARGAGSTLLAVVGLVLVSLLALAVLAYLVSGLGEIGVVIAAVMALVPLTIVFLGVRWIDRWEPEPRGALVFAFLWGAGASVLIALLVDVQVQGALAATGTPAAATEFLGAAVQAPIVEEVAKGIGVLLILWGARRHFDGPVDGIVYAAWVAGGFAFTENILYFGLQLTEEGVLTAGTIEIFVIRGLMSPFAHVMFTALIGAALGAAAQRGARVGLGAFLLGLVPAVLLHAFWNGALFFVGDFYGYYLLVQVPLFLIAIALVTMLRRQEMRLTRARLGEYAQAGWLHADEVGMLATPAGRRAATAWAARAGASRLMAAFIRDATRLAHARQRILTGRDRIGARVDEAQLLERVSAARHALRANAPRG; encoded by the coding sequence ATGACCGAGCAGCCCCGCCCGACTCCGCTCGCCGCCGCCCCCGACGCGGTGCGCGCGGAGACCTCGCACCCCGCGCAGCCCCCGGCCCTGACGGGACGCCGCGCCCGCGGCGCCGGGTCGACGCTGCTCGCCGTCGTCGGCCTCGTCCTCGTCTCGCTGCTGGCCCTCGCCGTGCTCGCGTACCTCGTCTCGGGGCTCGGCGAGATCGGCGTCGTCATCGCCGCCGTCATGGCGCTCGTGCCGCTCACGATCGTCTTCCTCGGGGTGCGCTGGATCGACCGCTGGGAGCCCGAGCCGCGCGGCGCCCTCGTCTTCGCCTTCCTCTGGGGCGCCGGGGCGAGCGTGCTCATCGCGCTGCTCGTCGACGTGCAGGTGCAGGGCGCGCTCGCCGCGACGGGCACGCCGGCCGCCGCGACCGAGTTCCTCGGCGCCGCCGTGCAGGCGCCCATCGTCGAGGAGGTGGCGAAGGGAATCGGCGTGCTGCTCATCCTGTGGGGCGCCCGCCGCCACTTCGACGGTCCGGTCGACGGCATCGTCTACGCCGCCTGGGTCGCCGGCGGCTTCGCCTTCACCGAGAACATCCTCTACTTCGGCCTGCAGCTCACCGAGGAGGGGGTGCTGACCGCGGGCACCATCGAGATCTTCGTCATCCGCGGGCTCATGTCGCCCTTCGCGCACGTCATGTTCACGGCCCTCATCGGCGCGGCCCTCGGCGCGGCGGCGCAGCGCGGCGCCCGCGTCGGGCTCGGCGCGTTCCTGCTGGGCCTCGTGCCCGCCGTGCTGCTGCACGCCTTCTGGAACGGCGCCCTGTTCTTCGTCGGCGACTTCTACGGCTACTACCTGCTCGTGCAGGTGCCGCTGTTCCTCATCGCGATCGCGCTCGTCACGATGCTGCGCCGGCAGGAGATGCGCCTCACCCGGGCGCGGCTCGGCGAGTACGCGCAGGCGGGCTGGCTGCACGCCGACGAGGTGGGGATGCTCGCCACACCGGCGGGGCGGCGCGCGGCCACCGCATGGGCGGCCCGCGCGGGGGCATCCCGCCTCATGGCCGCTTTCATCCGCGACGCGACCCGGCTCGCGCACGCCCGGCAGCGCATCCTGACCGGCCGCGATCGCATCGGGGCCCGCGTCGACGAGGCGCAGCTGCTCGAGCGGGTCTCCGCCGCGCGGCACGCGCTGCGGGCGAACGCTCCGCGGGGCTGA
- a CDS encoding zinc ribbon domain-containing protein, protein MATCIRCAAAMRDGARFCTRCGAPAVVESPEPAEAPNVVGTPAVTEASAAVESPAAEHEPAAEHEPIVADDADPPRSSLAIGPPPAASPAAAPEPTAAADDAGALEGESASGTVLTIAPEVPPLAKGRRWTAPPVRSHAATAAFVTGLLPLLVSLLGNTLAAALTTDAAAQAAGGAASGAWTPVFVTLALIFVINAALLTVCVITAGRGMRETANGITRGRGLAVAGLVVGGLNLLLWLAGLVVTLTTLSAALG, encoded by the coding sequence ATGGCGACGTGCATCCGGTGCGCCGCCGCCATGCGCGACGGCGCACGCTTCTGCACGCGGTGCGGGGCCCCCGCGGTGGTCGAGTCGCCCGAGCCCGCCGAGGCTCCGAACGTCGTCGGGACGCCGGCGGTCACCGAGGCGTCGGCGGCCGTCGAGTCGCCCGCGGCGGAGCACGAGCCCGCGGCGGAGCACGAGCCGATCGTCGCCGACGACGCGGATCCGCCGCGGTCGAGTCTCGCGATCGGACCGCCCCCCGCAGCCTCGCCGGCAGCCGCGCCGGAACCGACCGCCGCCGCGGACGACGCGGGCGCCCTCGAGGGCGAGTCCGCGAGCGGCACGGTGCTGACGATCGCGCCCGAGGTGCCGCCGTTGGCCAAGGGGCGTCGCTGGACGGCGCCGCCCGTGCGCAGTCACGCCGCGACCGCCGCGTTCGTCACCGGCCTGCTGCCGCTGCTGGTCTCGCTGCTCGGCAACACCCTCGCCGCGGCGCTCACCACCGATGCGGCAGCGCAGGCCGCCGGCGGCGCCGCGAGCGGGGCGTGGACGCCGGTCTTCGTCACCCTCGCCCTCATCTTCGTCATCAACGCCGCCCTGCTGACGGTGTGCGTCATCACCGCGGGCCGCGGGATGCGCGAGACGGCGAACGGCATCACGCGGGGCCGCGGCCTCGCCGTCGCGGGCCTCGTCGTCGGCGGGCTCAATCTGCTGCTCTGGCTCGCCGGCCTCGTCGTCACGCTGACGACGCTCTCCGCCGCGCTCGGCTGA
- a CDS encoding DUF7218 family protein — MAPRNPSLKDPELYEKLVEDGSSPEKAARISNAAARDGRSSVGRRGGAAEDYESRTVAELRERAKQLGLRGYSGKRKSELIGMLREH; from the coding sequence ATGGCGCCGCGGAATCCGAGCCTCAAGGATCCGGAGCTGTACGAGAAGCTCGTCGAGGACGGCAGCAGCCCCGAGAAGGCGGCACGCATCAGCAACGCCGCCGCGCGTGACGGCCGGTCCTCGGTCGGGCGGCGCGGCGGCGCGGCCGAGGACTACGAGAGCCGCACCGTCGCCGAGCTGCGGGAGCGCGCGAAGCAGCTCGGGCTGCGCGGCTACTCGGGCAAGCGCAAGAGCGAGCTGATCGGGATGCTGCGCGAGCACTGA
- a CDS encoding aspartate ammonia-lyase, translating to MRQERDSLGSMPIPADAYWGIHTARALENFPITRRALSNHPNLVIALAMVKQAAARANREIGVLDPVKAEIIDEVCQEIIGGRLHEQFVLGVLQGGAGTSTNMSANEIIANRGLELMGRAKGDYEHLHPIDDVNRSQSTNDVYPTAIKLAMVFSTRSLLVEHAQLSDAFAAKAQEFAHVLKVGRTQLQDAVPMTLGQEFRGFATTLREDHDRLSETIPWLNEINMGATAIGTGITADPRYAESVRRHLSEISGYEMITAPDLIEATSDAGIFMTLSGTLKRAAVKLSKICNDLRLLSSGPQAGLGEINLPPRQAGSSIMPGKVNPVIPEVVNQVAFSIIGADATVTAAAEGGQLQLNAFEPVIATSILQSLAWMSNACRTLRLNCVDGITANTERLAAMVDSSVGIVTALTPYIGYQASAALAYEALSGTASIRQLVVERGLMEAEMVARVLSPERLSGVVPATGAIALPMVPPED from the coding sequence ATGCGCCAGGAGCGCGATTCGCTCGGCTCGATGCCCATCCCCGCCGATGCCTACTGGGGCATCCACACGGCCCGCGCGCTTGAGAACTTCCCCATCACGCGTCGCGCGCTCTCGAACCACCCGAACCTCGTCATCGCCCTCGCGATGGTGAAGCAGGCCGCCGCCCGCGCCAACCGCGAGATCGGCGTGCTCGACCCCGTCAAGGCCGAGATCATCGACGAGGTCTGCCAGGAGATCATCGGCGGGCGCCTGCACGAGCAGTTCGTGCTCGGCGTGCTGCAGGGCGGCGCCGGCACGAGCACCAACATGTCGGCCAACGAGATCATCGCCAACCGCGGCCTCGAGCTCATGGGCCGCGCGAAGGGCGACTACGAGCACCTGCACCCCATCGACGACGTCAACCGCAGCCAGTCGACCAACGACGTCTACCCGACGGCCATCAAGCTCGCGATGGTGTTCAGCACGCGCAGCCTGCTCGTCGAGCACGCGCAGCTCAGCGACGCCTTCGCCGCGAAGGCCCAGGAGTTCGCCCACGTGCTCAAGGTGGGCCGCACGCAGCTGCAGGACGCCGTGCCGATGACGCTGGGGCAGGAGTTCCGCGGCTTCGCCACGACCCTGCGCGAGGATCACGACCGGCTCTCCGAGACGATCCCGTGGCTCAACGAGATCAACATGGGCGCGACCGCGATCGGCACGGGTATCACCGCCGACCCGCGCTACGCCGAGTCGGTGCGCCGCCACCTCAGCGAGATCTCCGGCTACGAGATGATCACCGCCCCCGACCTCATCGAGGCCACGAGCGACGCGGGCATCTTCATGACCCTCTCCGGCACGCTCAAGCGCGCCGCGGTCAAGCTGTCGAAGATCTGCAACGACCTGCGGCTGCTCTCCTCCGGTCCGCAGGCGGGGCTTGGCGAGATCAACCTGCCGCCGCGGCAGGCGGGCTCGTCGATCATGCCGGGCAAGGTCAATCCCGTGATCCCCGAGGTCGTCAACCAGGTGGCGTTCTCCATCATCGGCGCCGACGCGACCGTGACCGCGGCCGCCGAGGGCGGGCAGCTGCAGCTCAACGCCTTCGAGCCGGTCATCGCCACGAGCATCCTGCAGTCGCTCGCCTGGATGTCGAACGCCTGCCGCACGCTGCGGCTCAACTGCGTCGACGGCATCACCGCCAATACCGAGCGGCTCGCCGCGATGGTCGACTCGAGCGTCGGCATCGTGACGGCCCTCACCCCGTACATCGGCTACCAGGCCTCGGCGGCGCTCGCCTACGAGGCGCTCAGCGGCACGGCGTCGATCCGGCAGCTCGTCGTCGAGCGCGGGCTCATGGAGGCCGAGATGGTCGCCCGCGTGCTCTCGCCCGAGCGGCTCTCGGGGGTCGTGCCGGCGACGGGCGCGATCGCCCTGCCGATGGTGCCGCCGGAGGACTGA
- a CDS encoding AlkA N-terminal domain-containing protein has protein sequence MPALDHDRCYRALASRDARFDGQFIAGVRTTGIYCRPSCPAMTPKPGNVDFFRTAAAAHEAGLRACKRCQPDAVPGNPDWNRRDDLAGRAMRLILDGAIERDGVPGLAARLGYSSRQLTRVLTAELGAGPLALARAHRAESARALLAGTGLPVAQVAFAAGFASIRQFNDTVREFYGLSPTELRQLARRGREGVRPAGAETPDAASTTVTLRLAARPPFDGEAIMGYLADHAVAGVERMSGAGAEASIERLVRLPHGLARTHVQLDPERAGVIATASLAAIADLAPLVSRLRRWFDLDADAVAIDAALGADALLGPLVARAPGLRIPGAVDAEEALLRTIIGQQISLPAAKSMLGRLAADLDEAEGLTPTTELRPFPTAQRIAADDGAVLRGPATRQRTVLTTARALASGELVLDIGLPAAELRARLLALPGIGPWTADYVTMRVLGNPDVLLAEDLVLQRTLGSLGAGGTARATRALGERWAPWRSYATLHLWRAAPPIVRRARRSAAETPASTP, from the coding sequence GTGCCCGCCCTCGATCACGACCGCTGCTACCGCGCGCTCGCCTCGCGCGACGCCCGCTTCGACGGGCAGTTCATCGCCGGCGTGCGCACCACGGGCATCTACTGCCGCCCCTCCTGCCCGGCCATGACGCCGAAGCCGGGCAACGTCGACTTCTTCCGCACCGCCGCCGCCGCGCACGAGGCCGGGCTGCGCGCCTGCAAGCGCTGCCAGCCCGACGCCGTGCCGGGCAACCCCGACTGGAACCGCCGCGACGACCTCGCCGGCCGGGCCATGCGCCTCATCCTCGACGGCGCGATCGAGCGCGATGGGGTACCGGGGCTCGCGGCGCGGCTCGGCTACTCGAGCCGGCAGCTGACGCGCGTGCTCACTGCCGAGCTCGGCGCCGGTCCGCTCGCCCTGGCGCGGGCGCACCGGGCCGAGAGTGCACGGGCGCTGCTCGCCGGCACCGGGCTGCCGGTCGCGCAGGTCGCGTTCGCCGCGGGGTTCGCGAGCATCCGCCAGTTCAACGACACGGTGCGCGAGTTCTACGGCCTCTCCCCCACCGAGCTGCGGCAGCTCGCCCGTCGCGGACGCGAGGGCGTGCGTCCCGCGGGCGCCGAGACCCCGGACGCGGCGAGCACGACGGTCACGCTGCGGCTCGCCGCCCGGCCGCCCTTCGACGGCGAGGCCATCATGGGCTACCTGGCCGATCACGCCGTTGCGGGCGTCGAGCGCATGAGCGGCGCGGGCGCCGAGGCGAGCATCGAGCGGCTCGTGCGCCTGCCCCACGGCCTCGCGCGCACGCATGTGCAGCTCGACCCCGAGCGCGCGGGCGTCATCGCCACGGCCTCGCTCGCAGCGATCGCCGATCTCGCTCCGCTCGTCTCCCGCCTGCGGCGCTGGTTCGATCTCGACGCCGACGCGGTCGCGATCGACGCGGCACTGGGGGCGGATGCCCTGCTCGGCCCGCTCGTCGCCCGGGCGCCCGGCCTGCGCATCCCCGGAGCCGTCGACGCCGAGGAGGCGCTGCTGCGCACCATCATCGGGCAGCAGATCTCGCTGCCCGCGGCGAAGAGCATGCTGGGGCGCCTCGCCGCCGACCTCGACGAGGCCGAGGGGCTGACGCCCACGACGGAGCTGCGCCCGTTCCCGACCGCCCAGCGCATCGCGGCCGACGACGGCGCGGTGCTGCGCGGCCCGGCCACCCGGCAGCGCACCGTGCTCACCACCGCCCGCGCCCTCGCGAGCGGCGAGCTCGTGCTCGACATCGGCCTGCCCGCGGCCGAGCTGCGCGCCCGCCTGCTCGCCCTGCCGGGCATCGGCCCGTGGACGGCCGACTACGTCACCATGCGCGTGCTCGGCAACCCCGATGTGCTGCTCGCCGAGGATCTCGTGCTGCAGCGGACGCTGGGATCCCTCGGCGCCGGGGGCACCGCGCGCGCGACCCGGGCGCTCGGCGAGCGGTGGGCGCCGTGGCGCAGCTACGCCACCCTGCACCTGTGGCGGGCCGCCCCGCCGATCGTGCGCCGGGCGCGGCGTAGCGCCGCGGAGACGCCCGCGTCAACCCCGTGA
- a CDS encoding SDR family oxidoreductase codes for MTGPTTDPRTAHRSEGFPEQDQQQPGLTEEMDPRPDHGEESYRGAGRLVGRRALITGGDSGIGRAVAIAFAREGADVAIAYLPEEEDDAVATLDLVRAEGRAALALPGDLREEGRPTAIVERTIAEFGGLDLLVLNAAHQRARESIEELPMDGFDRVMRTNLYAVVESVKAAVPHLEAGASIIVTASIQGFDPKAALVDYAMTKAAQVAFVEAMASELGEKGIRVNAVAPGPIWTPLIPATGWPDKLPSFGQDTPLGRAGQPAEVAPAYVYLASDAASYVSGAVLPVTGGKAL; via the coding sequence ATGACCGGACCCACCACCGACCCCCGCACCGCCCACCGTTCCGAGGGCTTCCCCGAGCAGGATCAGCAGCAGCCCGGGCTCACCGAGGAGATGGACCCGCGCCCCGACCACGGCGAGGAGAGCTACCGCGGCGCCGGCCGGCTCGTCGGACGCCGCGCGCTCATCACCGGCGGCGACAGCGGCATCGGCCGCGCCGTCGCGATCGCCTTCGCCCGCGAGGGCGCCGACGTCGCCATCGCCTACCTGCCCGAGGAGGAGGACGACGCCGTCGCCACGCTCGACCTCGTGCGCGCGGAGGGCCGCGCCGCGCTCGCCCTGCCCGGCGACCTGCGCGAGGAGGGCCGCCCGACCGCGATCGTCGAGCGCACCATCGCCGAGTTCGGCGGCCTCGACCTGCTCGTGCTCAACGCCGCCCACCAGCGCGCGCGCGAGAGCATCGAGGAGCTGCCGATGGACGGCTTCGACCGGGTCATGCGCACGAACCTCTACGCCGTGGTCGAGTCGGTGAAGGCCGCCGTGCCGCACCTCGAGGCGGGAGCGTCGATCATCGTGACCGCCTCCATCCAGGGCTTCGACCCGAAGGCGGCGCTCGTCGACTACGCCATGACGAAGGCGGCGCAGGTGGCGTTCGTCGAGGCCATGGCCTCCGAGCTGGGTGAGAAGGGCATCCGCGTCAACGCCGTCGCCCCCGGCCCCATCTGGACCCCGCTCATCCCGGCGACCGGATGGCCGGACAAGCTGCCGTCGTTCGGGCAGGACACCCCGCTCGGCCGCGCCGGCCAGCCCGCCGAGGTCGCCCCGGCCTACGTGTACCTCGCGAGCGACGCCGCGAGCTACGTCTCGGGCGCGGTGCTGCCCGTCACCGGCGGCAAGGCCCTCTGA